In Ascochyta rabiei chromosome 2, complete sequence, one genomic interval encodes:
- a CDS encoding mitochondrial ribosomal small subunit component, with the protein MFSTRALCARSVWKGPNIVPLPIARAKAGERQAPIRTQARSATILPNFVGLKFQIHNGKKYDDITITEDMVGHKLGEFAPTRKNFTYKQTKNK; encoded by the exons ATGTTTTCCACAAGGGCGCTCTGCGCGCGATCTGTCTGGAAAG GCCCCAATATCGTCCC CCTCCCCATTGCACGAGCAAAGGCTGGTGAACGACAGGCCCCGATCAGGACGCAGGCACGCTCAGCTACCATCCTTCCAAACTTTGTCGGTCTGAAGTTCCAGATCCACAACGGCAAGAAGTACGATGATATCACAATAACGGAGGACATGGTCGGACACAAGCTTGGAGAATTTGCGCC GACACGGAAGAACTTCACATACAAGCAGACCAAGAACAAGTAG